In Streptomyces puniciscabiei, a single genomic region encodes these proteins:
- the dapF gene encoding diaminopimelate epimerase: MSTRTRIPFLKGHGTENDFVIVPDPDNALDLTEAAVAVLCDRRAGIGADGVLHVVQSAAHPEARGMAAEAEWFMDYRNGDGSVAEMCGNGVRVFARYLQHAGHVGEGDLAIATRAGVKTVHIAKDGDITVGMGRARLPEGEVTVTVGEHSWPARNVNMGNPHAVAFVDDLAQAGNLYDPPPFSPAAAYPDGVNVEFVVDRGPRHVAMRVHERGSGETRSCGTGACAVAVAAARRDGADPAVTGTPATYTVDLPGGRLVITERPDGEIEMTGPAVIVAEGEIDGEWLENALR; this comes from the coding sequence ATGAGCACGCGCACGCGGATTCCCTTCCTCAAGGGCCACGGCACCGAGAACGACTTCGTGATCGTCCCGGACCCCGACAACGCCCTGGACCTCACCGAGGCCGCCGTGGCAGTCCTCTGCGACCGCCGCGCCGGCATCGGCGCCGACGGCGTGCTGCATGTCGTACAGTCCGCCGCGCACCCCGAGGCCAGGGGGATGGCCGCCGAGGCCGAGTGGTTCATGGACTACCGCAACGGCGATGGCTCGGTTGCCGAGATGTGCGGCAACGGAGTCCGTGTGTTCGCGCGCTACCTCCAGCACGCCGGACATGTGGGCGAAGGCGATCTCGCGATCGCCACGCGCGCGGGGGTGAAGACCGTCCACATCGCGAAGGACGGTGACATCACCGTCGGCATGGGCCGCGCCCGCCTGCCGGAGGGCGAGGTCACGGTGACCGTCGGCGAGCACAGCTGGCCCGCGCGCAACGTGAACATGGGCAACCCGCATGCGGTGGCCTTCGTCGACGACCTCGCGCAGGCCGGCAACCTGTACGACCCGCCGCCGTTCAGCCCGGCCGCCGCCTACCCCGACGGCGTCAACGTCGAGTTCGTCGTCGACCGGGGCCCCCGTCACGTCGCCATGCGCGTGCACGAGCGCGGTTCCGGCGAGACCCGCTCGTGCGGCACGGGCGCGTGCGCCGTCGCCGTGGCCGCCGCCCGGCGCGACGGTGCCGACCCGGCCGTCACCGGCACCCCCGCCACGTACACCGTCGACCTGCCGGGTGGCCGCCTGGTCATCACCGAGCGGCCCGACGGAGAGATCGAGATGACCGGACCCGCCGTGATCGTCGCCGAGGGCGAGATCGACGGCGAATGGCTGGAAAACGCCCTCCGCTGA
- a CDS encoding RelA/SpoT family protein, with translation MSAEATNPASPGPVAPTASAATTAPAVPRADRRKSRPRIDLRRLGRAALLGPAVRGKLPDAIGHVVEAHRAHHPDADIDPLRRAYVLAESSHRGQMRKSGEPYITHPLAVTLILAELGAETTTLTASLLHDTVEDTDVTLEQVREQFGEEVRYLVDGVTKLEKVDYGAAAEPETFRKMLVATGSDVRVMSIKLADRLHNMRTLGVMRPEKQARIAKVTRDVLIPLAERLGVQALKTEMEDLVFAILHPEEYAHTRRLIAENAARPDDPLAEVADEMRGVLREAGIQAEVLIRPRHFVSVHRVGRKRGQLRGTDFGRLLVLVSEDADCYGVLGELHTCMTPVVSEFKDFIAVPKFNLYQSLHTAVARPDGQVVEVLIRTHQMHKVAEAGVVALGNPYAPASDAPAPAEGERADPTRPGWLSRLLDWQRAAPDPDTFWSTLREDLAQDREITVFRPDGGTLGLPEGATCVDAAYAQYGEDAHACIGARVNGRLATLSTVLRDGDSVQLLMGQDPASEPSREWLEHAHTPAARIAIQRWLATHPGGGTGTEDMTGTRAETTEATAPARRTDATAVTAASRPADASPAEGTPARSRGADVLVDRPGAAVRLARCCTPVPPDEITGFAVRGGAVTVHRVECAAVAHMKGRGRGEIGVRWGDTAECRVTLVAESFGRPHLLADLTEAISSAGADIVSATVEPPSQQRVRHTYTLQLPDAARLPALMRAMREVPGVYDVARAQHQAPGA, from the coding sequence ATGAGTGCGGAGGCCACGAACCCTGCGAGCCCTGGCCCGGTAGCGCCCACGGCGTCCGCGGCGACCACCGCCCCCGCGGTGCCCAGAGCGGACCGCAGGAAGTCCCGGCCCCGGATCGACCTGCGCAGACTCGGCCGGGCCGCGCTGCTGGGCCCCGCCGTCCGCGGCAAACTCCCCGACGCCATCGGCCATGTCGTGGAGGCGCACCGCGCCCACCACCCCGACGCGGACATCGATCCGCTGCGCCGCGCCTACGTCCTCGCGGAGTCCTCGCACCGCGGCCAGATGCGCAAGAGCGGTGAGCCGTACATCACCCACCCGCTCGCGGTGACCCTGATCCTCGCCGAACTCGGCGCCGAGACCACGACCTTGACGGCCTCTCTGCTCCACGACACGGTCGAGGACACCGACGTGACGCTGGAGCAGGTGCGGGAACAGTTCGGCGAGGAGGTTCGTTATCTCGTCGACGGCGTCACGAAGCTGGAGAAGGTCGACTACGGAGCCGCCGCCGAGCCGGAGACCTTCCGCAAGATGCTCGTCGCCACCGGCAGCGACGTGCGCGTGATGTCGATCAAACTCGCCGACCGTCTGCACAACATGCGCACCCTCGGCGTGATGCGTCCCGAGAAGCAGGCGCGGATCGCCAAGGTCACCCGAGACGTCCTCATTCCGCTCGCCGAACGCCTCGGCGTGCAGGCCCTGAAGACCGAGATGGAGGACCTGGTCTTCGCGATCCTGCACCCCGAGGAGTACGCACACACACGCCGGCTCATCGCCGAGAACGCCGCCCGCCCCGACGACCCGCTGGCCGAGGTCGCCGACGAGATGCGGGGGGTGCTGCGCGAGGCCGGAATCCAGGCCGAAGTCCTCATCCGCCCGCGGCACTTCGTCTCCGTCCACCGTGTGGGCCGCAAACGCGGACAACTGCGGGGCACCGACTTCGGCCGCCTGCTCGTGCTGGTGAGCGAGGACGCCGACTGTTACGGCGTCCTCGGCGAGCTGCACACCTGTATGACGCCGGTGGTCTCGGAGTTCAAGGACTTCATCGCCGTACCGAAGTTCAACCTGTACCAGTCACTGCACACCGCCGTCGCCCGCCCCGACGGGCAGGTCGTCGAAGTCCTGATCCGCACCCACCAGATGCACAAGGTCGCCGAGGCCGGCGTCGTCGCCCTCGGCAACCCCTACGCTCCCGCCTCGGACGCTCCCGCCCCCGCAGAGGGCGAGCGGGCCGACCCCACCCGTCCCGGCTGGCTCTCCCGGCTCCTCGACTGGCAGCGGGCCGCCCCCGATCCCGACACCTTCTGGTCCACCCTGCGCGAGGACCTGGCGCAGGACCGCGAGATCACCGTCTTCCGCCCCGACGGCGGCACCCTGGGCCTGCCCGAGGGCGCCACCTGCGTGGACGCCGCCTACGCCCAGTACGGCGAGGACGCGCACGCCTGCATCGGCGCCCGCGTCAACGGCCGGCTGGCCACCCTCAGCACCGTGCTGAGGGACGGCGACAGCGTCCAGCTCCTCATGGGCCAGGACCCGGCCTCCGAACCCTCCCGTGAATGGCTGGAGCACGCCCACACCCCGGCTGCGCGCATCGCCATCCAGCGCTGGCTGGCGACGCACCCGGGCGGCGGCACCGGCACGGAGGACATGACCGGCACCCGCGCCGAAACCACCGAGGCCACCGCCCCCGCACGGCGCACCGACGCGACCGCGGTCACCGCCGCGTCCCGCCCGGCGGACGCGTCCCCCGCCGAGGGCACCCCGGCCCGGTCGCGCGGCGCCGACGTCCTCGTGGACCGGCCGGGGGCCGCCGTACGGCTCGCCCGGTGCTGTACGCCCGTGCCGCCAGACGAGATCACCGGCTTCGCGGTACGCGGGGGCGCGGTGACCGTGCACCGGGTGGAGTGCGCCGCGGTGGCGCACATGAAGGGCAGGGGGCGCGGGGAGATCGGTGTGCGCTGGGGGGATACCGCCGAATGCCGGGTCACCCTGGTCGCTGAATCGTTCGGCCGCCCCCATCTGCTCGCCGACCTCACCGAGGCGATCTCCTCGGCGGGCGCCGACATCGTCTCGGCGACCGTGGAACCGCCCAGCCAGCAGCGGGTACGGCACACCTACACCCTCCAGCTCCCCGACGCGGCCCGCCTCCCGGCCCTGATGCGCGCCATGCGGGAGGTCCCGGGCGTGTACGACGTGGCCCGCGCCCAGCACCAGGCGCCGGGCGCCTGA